Proteins encoded in a region of the Pseudomonas syringae KCTC 12500 genome:
- the fabG gene encoding 3-oxoacyl-ACP reductase FabG: protein MTESILVTGSSRGIGRAIALRLAQAGYDLILHCRTGRSEAEAVQAEVVALGRQARVLQFDVSDRAACKAILEEDVETHGAYYGVVLNAGLTRDGAFPALSDDDWDQVLRTNLDGFYNVLHPLTMPMIRRRAAGRIVCITSVSGLIGNRGQVNYSASKAGLIGAAKALAIELGKRKITVNCVAPGLIDTAMLDENVPVDELMKMIPAQRMGTPEEVAGAVNFLMSAEASYITRQVLAVNGGLC, encoded by the coding sequence ATGACTGAATCGATACTGGTCACCGGCTCCAGCCGTGGCATCGGCCGCGCCATCGCCCTGCGTCTGGCGCAGGCCGGATACGACCTGATCCTGCATTGCCGCACCGGCCGCAGCGAAGCCGAAGCGGTGCAGGCCGAAGTCGTTGCGCTGGGCCGCCAGGCACGCGTGCTGCAATTCGATGTCTCGGACCGGGCCGCCTGCAAGGCCATTCTGGAAGAGGACGTGGAGACGCACGGCGCCTATTACGGCGTGGTACTCAACGCCGGGCTGACCCGCGACGGCGCGTTCCCGGCACTCAGCGACGATGACTGGGATCAGGTGCTGCGCACCAATCTGGACGGTTTCTATAACGTGCTGCACCCGTTGACGATGCCGATGATTCGCCGTCGAGCAGCAGGGCGCATCGTCTGCATCACCTCGGTTTCCGGGCTGATCGGCAATCGCGGCCAGGTCAATTACAGCGCTTCCAAGGCAGGGCTGATCGGTGCCGCCAAGGCGCTGGCCATCGAACTGGGCAAGCGCAAGATCACCGTCAACTGCGTCGCGCCGGGGCTGATCGATACGGCCATGCTGGACGAGAACGTGCCCGTGGACGAACTGATGAAAATGATCCCGGCACAACGCATGGGCACGCCCGAGGAAGTGGCGGGTGCGGTGAACTTTCTGATGTCGGCCGAAGCGAGCTACATCACTCGTCAGGTTCTGGCCGTCAATGGGGGACTGTGCTGA
- a CDS encoding hotdog family protein produces the protein MTEWPLAELIPHAGDMILIDQVLSVDEEQIRTRLTVRADGLFNQADGSLPAWLGIELMAQSVAAYAGCKARNKGEAVKLGFLLGSRKFDCNVTRFPLGSELHIHAVRSLQDDNGMGMFECTLTGPGIEAFARLNVYCPPNTADYLAEGAPA, from the coding sequence ATGACCGAGTGGCCGCTCGCCGAACTCATCCCCCATGCCGGCGACATGATTCTCATCGATCAGGTGTTGAGCGTTGACGAAGAACAGATTCGAACCCGCCTGACCGTCCGCGCCGACGGCCTGTTCAATCAAGCCGACGGCAGCCTGCCGGCATGGCTGGGCATAGAGCTGATGGCGCAGAGCGTCGCGGCCTATGCCGGTTGCAAGGCGCGCAACAAGGGCGAAGCGGTCAAGCTGGGTTTTCTGCTTGGCAGTCGCAAGTTCGACTGCAACGTGACGCGCTTTCCGCTGGGCAGTGAACTGCACATCCATGCCGTGCGCTCCCTGCAGGACGACAACGGCATGGGCATGTTCGAATGCACCCTCACCGGACCGGGTATCGAGGCTTTTGCCCGACTCAATGTATATTGCCCGCCCAACACTGCTGACTACCTGGCTGAAGGAGCCCCGGCATGA